Genomic segment of Synechococcus sp. A18-25c:
GAACCTCAGTCAGCCCGAGATCCCACGGGTTTGGCCCTTACAGGAACAGCCCTTACAGCGATCAAAGTCCACACTGAACACTGCGCCGGCGCCGGCAGAGACACACTGAACAAGACCGAGCTTCGCCATGCATCTCAGTCCCCAGGAAAAGGACAAGCTCCTAATCGTGACCGCAGCACTGCTGGCTGAGCGGCGCTTGAACCGTGGTCTGAAACTCAACCACCCCGAAGCGGTGGCCTGGCTCAGTTTTCTGGTGCTGGAAGGCGCCCGCGACGGCAAGAGCGTGGCGGAGCTGATGCAGGACGGCACCACCTGGCTGCGTCAAGACCAGGTGATGGAGGGAGTGCCCGAGCTCGTCCATGAGGTGCAGATCGAAGCGGTCTTTCCCGATGGCACCAAGCTCGTCACCCTGCACGACCCGATTCGCTGAGGCAGAACCCATGGCACCTCTCATACCAGGCGAACTGCTCCCCGAACCGGGAGAACTCGAGCTGAATGCAGGCCGCCCCGTCACCACGCTGAGCGTCTCCAACAGCGGCGACCGGCCGGTGCAGGTGGGCTCCCATTTCCATTTCGCCGAAGCCAACGCCGCCCTGCAGTTCGACCGTGCCGCGGCCCGCGGTCAACGGCTCGACATCCCCGCTGGCACCGCCATCCGCTTCGAACCCGGCGACAGCCGCGACGTGCACCTGATTCCCTTCGCCGGTGCGCGACGCGTCATCGGCTTCAACGGCCAGATCAACGGACCCCTCGACGCCTGACCCATGCCCTACCGCATCTCCCGCCAGGCCTACGCCGAAACCTATGGACCCACCACCGGCGACCGGGTTCGCCTGGCCGACACCGATCTGATTCTGGAAGTCGAGAAGGACTACACCGTCTACGGCGATGAGGTGAAGTTCGGCGGCGGCAAGGTGATCCGCGACGGCATGGGCCAGTCCCAGACCCCGCGTGCCGAAGGCGCCGTCGATACGGTGATCACCAATGCCCTGATCCTCGACTGGTGGGGCATCGTGAAAGCGGATGTCGGCCTCAAGGACGGCCGCATCGTCGGTATCGGCAAAGCCGGTAACCCCGACACCCAGGAAGGGGTGACGATCGTGGTGGGCCCCGGCACGGAAGCCATCGCCGGCGAAGGACACATCCTCACGGCCGGTGGCATCGACACCCACATCCACTTCATCTGCCCCCAGCAGATCGAAACCGCCCTGGCCAGCGGGGTCACCACCCTGATGGGCGGTGGCACCGGACCGGCCACCGGCACCAATGCCACCACCTGCACGCCCGGCGCCTTCCACATCGGCCGGATGCTCCAAGCCGCCGAAGGCTTGCCAGTGAACCTGGGCTTCTTCGGCAAAGGCAACGCCAGCACCCCAGAAGCCCTGGAAGAGCAGGTGCGCGCAGGCGCCTGCGGCCTGAAGCTGCATGAAGACTGGGGCACTACTCCC
This window contains:
- a CDS encoding urease subunit beta — protein: MAPLIPGELLPEPGELELNAGRPVTTLSVSNSGDRPVQVGSHFHFAEANAALQFDRAAARGQRLDIPAGTAIRFEPGDSRDVHLIPFAGARRVIGFNGQINGPLDA
- a CDS encoding urease subunit gamma codes for the protein MHLSPQEKDKLLIVTAALLAERRLNRGLKLNHPEAVAWLSFLVLEGARDGKSVAELMQDGTTWLRQDQVMEGVPELVHEVQIEAVFPDGTKLVTLHDPIR